The Bacillota bacterium genome has a window encoding:
- a CDS encoding AbrB/MazE/SpoVT family DNA-binding domain-containing protein, with translation MNSSQKEGKFMGSVKVGPKGQIVIPKDVRDMFGIKPGDTLVLLADIQKGIAIERLEVLSEIADAVLEGRAKDLDPDHDDQDRVAFAWGIKKMREERGDDE, from the coding sequence ATGAACAGCAGTCAAAAAGAGGGTAAGTTCATGGGCTCAGTAAAAGTAGGACCAAAAGGACAAATTGTTATTCCTAAAGATGTGCGTGATATGTTTGGCATTAAACCGGGAGACACTTTGGTTTTGCTTGCTGATATCCAAAAAGGCATTGCAATTGAACGCCTTGAGGTTCTTAGTGAAATTGCCGATGCGGTTCTTGAAGGGAGAGCAAAGGATTTGGATCCAGACCATGATGATCAAGATAGGGTAGCTTTTGCTTGGGGGATAAAAAAGATGCGGGAAGAAAGGGGAGATGATGAGTGA
- a CDS encoding NUDIX domain-containing protein: MGRERASSAVISKGRIAMVKVVEEHRSFWTLPGGGIEEGETHEEAAVREAKEEINLDIKVLRFLFERKYSAGTEYCYLAEPLDDKQQISVGSDPELDANKQILKKAEWVAIAQVKDDLHVSRVIAALSQEEMRKYQINLQDDMDT; encoded by the coding sequence ATGGGTAGAGAAAGAGCTTCTTCGGCGGTAATTTCCAAGGGAAGAATAGCGATGGTCAAAGTGGTAGAAGAACATCGATCGTTTTGGACTCTTCCCGGCGGAGGAATTGAAGAAGGTGAAACCCATGAAGAAGCGGCAGTTCGAGAGGCTAAGGAGGAAATTAATCTCGATATCAAGGTCTTAAGATTCTTGTTCGAACGCAAGTATTCAGCCGGGACTGAATACTGCTATCTTGCTGAACCCCTAGATGACAAGCAGCAAATCAGCGTTGGGTCTGACCCGGAGTTAGATGCGAATAAACAGATCCTTAAGAAAGCAGAATGGGTTGCCATTGCTCAGGTTAAAGATGACCTGCATGTCTCCAGAGTGATTGCAGCATTGAGCCAAGAGGAAATGAGAAAATACCAGATCAATTTGCAAGATGACATGGATACCTAA